The Kosakonia sacchari SP1 genome includes a window with the following:
- the ygiD gene encoding 4,5-DOPA-extradiol-dioxygenase → MSAPRMPALFLGHGSPMNVLEDNVYTRAWGALGETLPRPKAIVVVSAHWFTRGTGVTAMEAPKTIHDFGGFPQALYDTHYPAPGSPELAQRLVELLAPVPVTLDKEAWGFDHGSWGVLIKMYPNADIPMVQLSIDSTKPAAWHFEMGRKLAALRDEGIMLVASGNVVHNLRTARWHGENTPYPWAIAFNDYVKENLTWQGPSEQHPLVNYLDHEGGSLSNPTPDHFLPLLYVLGAWDGKEPVSIPVDGIEMGSLSMLSVQVG, encoded by the coding sequence ATGTCAGCACCTCGCATGCCTGCACTGTTTTTGGGCCACGGCAGCCCAATGAATGTGCTGGAAGATAACGTTTATACCCGCGCCTGGGGCGCTTTGGGCGAGACGCTGCCACGCCCGAAAGCGATTGTGGTGGTATCCGCGCACTGGTTTACTCGCGGAACCGGCGTCACCGCCATGGAAGCGCCGAAAACTATCCATGATTTCGGCGGTTTCCCGCAGGCGTTATACGATACGCATTACCCAGCTCCTGGCTCGCCGGAGCTGGCGCAACGCTTAGTTGAATTGCTCGCGCCTGTGCCGGTAACGCTGGATAAAGAAGCCTGGGGGTTTGATCACGGTTCATGGGGCGTGTTGATCAAAATGTACCCGAATGCGGATATTCCGATGGTACAGCTCAGTATCGACAGCACCAAACCGGCAGCATGGCACTTCGAAATGGGCCGCAAGCTGGCGGCGCTTCGCGATGAAGGCATTATGCTGGTGGCCAGCGGTAACGTGGTGCATAACCTACGTACTGCGCGCTGGCATGGCGAAAATACCCCGTATCCGTGGGCCATTGCATTCAATGATTATGTGAAAGAGAACCTGACCTGGCAGGGGCCCAGCGAGCAGCATCCGTTGGTCAATTATCTTGACCATGAAGGTGGTTCGCTCTCCAACCCGACGCCGGATCACTTCCTGCCTTTGCTGTATGTGCTTGGCGCATGGGATGGCAAGGAACCTGTGTCGATACCGGTTGATGGTATCGAGATGGGATCGCTCAGTATGCTCTCGGTCCAGGTTGGCTAA
- a CDS encoding TRAP transporter small permease: MAERYSLLMDILYRISMWIAGLALLIMVAIIPVGIFARYVMNSALSWPEPIAIICMVTFTFIGAAVSYRAGSHIAVSMVTDRLSEPLRKVCFVFADLMLLAISVFILWYSTALCAELWEQPVAEFPFFTAGESYLPLPVGSAITILFIIEKMLFGAQYHRPVVMLGSSS; the protein is encoded by the coding sequence ATGGCTGAACGCTATTCGTTGTTGATGGATATTCTGTACCGGATATCGATGTGGATTGCAGGTCTGGCGCTGTTAATTATGGTGGCGATTATTCCGGTGGGCATTTTCGCCCGCTATGTCATGAACAGCGCGTTATCGTGGCCGGAGCCGATCGCCATTATTTGCATGGTGACCTTTACCTTTATTGGCGCCGCCGTGAGTTACCGCGCGGGTTCGCATATTGCGGTTAGCATGGTTACCGATCGTTTAAGCGAACCGCTGCGTAAAGTCTGTTTTGTGTTTGCGGATTTGATGCTGCTGGCGATCAGCGTTTTTATTCTCTGGTATAGCACTGCGCTATGCGCGGAATTATGGGAGCAACCGGTCGCCGAATTCCCGTTCTTTACCGCAGGGGAAAGCTATTTGCCACTGCCTGTCGGCTCTGCCATTACCATCTTGTTTATTATCGAAAAAATGCTTTTTGGCGCGCAATATCACCGCCCGGTGGTGATGCTGGGTTCGTCGAGCTAA
- the zupT gene encoding zinc transporter ZupT, whose protein sequence is MSVPLILTILAGAATFIGALLGVIGQKPSNRVLAFSLGFAAGIMLLISLMEMLPAALATENMSPMLGYGMFVVGLLGYFALDRMLPHAHPQDLMQGTQQTFPRGIRRTAILLTLGISLHNFPEGIATYVTASNDLELGFGIAFAVALHNIPEGLAVAGPVYAATGSKRSAVFWAGISGMAEILGGVLAWLILGSLVSPVVMAAIMAAVAGIMVALSVDELMPLAKEIDPNNNPSYGVLCGMSVMGLSLVALQAMGFGG, encoded by the coding sequence ATGTCAGTACCTTTGATTCTGACCATCCTGGCAGGCGCGGCGACATTTATTGGCGCGCTTCTTGGTGTTATCGGCCAGAAGCCCTCAAACCGCGTACTGGCGTTTTCGCTCGGTTTTGCCGCCGGGATCATGCTGCTTATCTCGCTGATGGAGATGTTGCCCGCCGCGCTGGCAACGGAAAATATGTCGCCCATGCTCGGCTATGGCATGTTTGTCGTCGGCTTGCTGGGCTATTTCGCGCTGGATCGCATGTTACCGCACGCCCATCCGCAAGATTTAATGCAGGGCACACAGCAAACTTTTCCGCGCGGTATTCGCCGTACCGCCATTTTGCTGACGCTCGGTATCAGCCTGCATAACTTTCCGGAAGGGATCGCCACTTACGTTACCGCCAGCAACGATCTGGAGCTCGGCTTTGGCATTGCCTTCGCGGTCGCGTTACACAATATTCCTGAAGGGCTGGCGGTCGCCGGGCCGGTGTATGCGGCAACCGGGTCAAAACGCAGTGCGGTATTCTGGGCGGGCATCTCGGGTATGGCGGAAATTCTTGGCGGCGTGCTGGCGTGGCTGATTCTGGGAAGCCTGGTCTCACCGGTAGTGATGGCGGCGATTATGGCGGCTGTCGCCGGGATCATGGTGGCGTTATCGGTTGATGAATTAATGCCGCTGGCAAAAGAGATCGATCCGAATAACAACCCGAGCTATGGCGTACTGTGCGGCATGTCGGTGATGGGTTTAAGCCTGGTGGCGCTACAAGCAATGGGCTTTGGCGGCTAA
- the ribB gene encoding 3,4-dihydroxy-2-butanone-4-phosphate synthase, with product MNQTLLSSFGTPFQRIEHALAALREGRGVMVLDDENRENEGDMIFAAETMTVEQMALTIRHGSGIVCLCLTDERRKQLDLPMMVENNTSAFGTGFTVTIEAAHGVTTGVSAADRLTTVRAAIADGAKPSDLNRPGHVFPLRAQPGGVLTRGGHTEATIDLVTLAGFKPAGVLCELTNDDGSMARAPECIAFAKQHNMAVVTIEDLVAYRQEHERKAS from the coding sequence ATGAATCAGACGCTGCTTTCTTCTTTTGGCACGCCTTTCCAACGTATTGAACACGCTCTTGCCGCGCTGCGCGAAGGCCGTGGTGTGATGGTGCTCGATGACGAGAACCGCGAAAATGAAGGCGACATGATTTTCGCCGCCGAAACCATGACCGTTGAGCAGATGGCGCTGACCATTCGCCACGGTAGCGGCATTGTTTGCCTCTGCCTGACCGACGAACGCCGTAAACAACTCGATCTGCCAATGATGGTTGAGAACAACACCAGCGCATTTGGCACCGGTTTTACTGTGACCATTGAAGCGGCGCACGGCGTAACCACCGGCGTTTCGGCGGCTGACCGTCTTACCACCGTTCGTGCGGCAATTGCTGATGGCGCGAAACCGTCCGATCTGAACCGCCCAGGCCACGTGTTCCCGCTGCGCGCGCAGCCGGGTGGCGTGCTGACTCGTGGTGGTCACACAGAAGCGACTATCGATTTAGTGACGCTGGCGGGCTTCAAACCGGCGGGTGTGCTGTGTGAATTAACCAATGACGATGGCTCAATGGCGCGCGCCCCGGAATGCATCGCTTTTGCGAAACAGCACAATATGGCAGTAGTGACGATTGAAGACCTGGTGGCTTATCGCCAGGAGCATGAGCGCAAAGCCAGCTAA
- a CDS encoding TRAP transporter substrate-binding protein, which yields MNSAKTLLKVCISSALLFISHASVAQTFRAADVHPADYPNVVAVKHMGEKLSKATDGRLDIKTFPGGVLGDEKQVIEQAQIGAIDIIRVSMTPVAAILPEINVFTLPYIFRDEDHMHKVLDGMIGQEIGNRLSESSKSRLIFLGWMDAGTRNLITKAPVTKPEDLKGMKIRVQGSPIALDTLKAMGANSVAMGVSEVFSGMQTGVIDGTENNPPTFVAHNYLPVVKNYTWSKHFIIPELFLFSKAKWDKLKKEDQELILKLAKEAQAEQRELWKTYNEKSLEAMKTGGVQFHDIDTKAFYEATQPVRDKYGKEHQELITRIQQVQ from the coding sequence ATGAACTCAGCGAAAACCTTACTGAAAGTCTGTATTAGTTCCGCTCTGCTGTTTATCTCCCACGCCTCTGTCGCCCAAACCTTTCGCGCTGCCGATGTGCACCCTGCCGACTACCCGAATGTGGTGGCGGTAAAACATATGGGGGAGAAGCTCAGTAAGGCGACTGACGGTCGACTGGATATTAAGACCTTTCCAGGCGGCGTATTAGGCGACGAGAAACAAGTCATTGAGCAGGCGCAAATTGGCGCCATTGATATTATTCGTGTCTCTATGACGCCAGTGGCGGCGATATTACCGGAGATAAACGTTTTTACACTGCCTTATATTTTTCGCGATGAAGACCATATGCATAAAGTGCTTGATGGCATGATTGGCCAGGAAATTGGTAACCGCCTGTCAGAAAGTAGCAAATCGCGCCTGATCTTCCTTGGCTGGATGGATGCCGGTACGCGTAATCTGATCACCAAAGCGCCAGTCACTAAGCCGGAAGATCTTAAAGGTATGAAAATCCGCGTGCAGGGCAGCCCAATTGCACTCGATACCCTGAAAGCGATGGGCGCTAACTCGGTGGCGATGGGGGTCAGCGAAGTATTCAGCGGAATGCAAACCGGGGTGATTGATGGCACGGAAAATAACCCGCCAACTTTTGTCGCGCACAACTATTTACCGGTCGTCAAAAATTATACCTGGAGTAAGCACTTTATTATTCCCGAGCTGTTTTTGTTCTCAAAAGCCAAATGGGACAAGCTGAAAAAAGAGGATCAGGAATTAATTCTGAAACTGGCTAAAGAGGCACAAGCCGAACAGCGCGAATTGTGGAAAACCTATAACGAAAAATCGCTGGAAGCCATGAAAACGGGTGGTGTGCAATTCCACGACATCGATACCAAAGCGTTTTATGAAGCCACACAACCGGTTCGCGATAAATACGGTAAAGAGCATCAGGAGCTGATTACCCGTATCCAACAAGTGCAATAA